A genomic segment from Marinobacter subterrani encodes:
- a CDS encoding cytochrome c oxidase subunit 3 has product MAENQSYYVPEQSKWPIIATVGLGTTLYGVASILVNIQQNESTTGPWILFFIGAMIMAYMLFGWFGSVIREGRAGLYSDQMERSFRWGMTWFIFSEVMFFAAFFGALFYIRMFAVPWLGGEGDRGSSNMLWQGFEATWPLIHTPDPEAYPPPESIIGPWGLPLVNTILLVSSSFTITVAHHALKAGNRARVKIWMAATILLGIGFLVLQAEEYMHAYQELNLTLESGIYGSTFFLLTGFHGAHVTLGTLMLFIMLMRITKGHFTPDSHFGFEAAAWYWHFVDVVWLGLFVFVYII; this is encoded by the coding sequence ATGGCGGAGAATCAGAGCTATTACGTTCCGGAACAGAGCAAGTGGCCGATTATTGCCACGGTGGGCCTTGGGACGACTCTCTATGGGGTCGCATCCATCCTGGTCAATATCCAGCAGAATGAGAGTACCACCGGGCCCTGGATCCTGTTCTTTATCGGCGCAATGATCATGGCCTATATGTTGTTCGGCTGGTTTGGCAGTGTGATCCGGGAGGGCCGGGCGGGGCTTTACAGCGACCAGATGGAGCGGTCATTCCGCTGGGGGATGACCTGGTTTATCTTTTCCGAGGTCATGTTCTTCGCGGCCTTTTTCGGTGCCCTGTTCTATATCCGGATGTTTGCGGTGCCCTGGCTGGGCGGCGAAGGCGACCGGGGCAGTTCCAACATGCTCTGGCAGGGGTTCGAGGCGACCTGGCCATTGATTCATACCCCGGATCCCGAGGCCTATCCGCCGCCTGAGTCGATTATCGGCCCCTGGGGCCTGCCACTGGTGAATACCATCCTGCTGGTGTCGTCATCGTTCACCATCACTGTTGCCCATCATGCACTGAAGGCGGGCAACCGTGCCCGGGTCAAGATCTGGATGGCCGCCACCATTCTGTTGGGCATCGGCTTTCTGGTCCTGCAGGCCGAGGAGTACATGCACGCCTACCAGGAGCTGAACCTGACCCTCGAGTCCGGCATCTACGGCAGCACCTTCTTCCTTCTGACCGGCTTTCACGGTGCCCATGTAACGCTGGGAACGCTGATGCTGTTCATCATGCTGATGCGTATTACCAAGGGTCATTTTACCCCCGACAGCCACTTCGGCTTTGAGGCCGCGGCATGGTACTGGCATTTCGTGGATGTGGTCTGGCTCGGGCTGTTCGTGTTTGTCTACATCATCTGA
- the coxB gene encoding cytochrome c oxidase subunit II, with amino-acid sequence MRVHAQRAGALLGGLMFPAWSMADWTLNMTPGVTGTSNEIFDLHMTILWICVVIGVVVFGVMFWSIFAHRKSQGAKPANFHENTVVEILWTIIPFVILVVMAIPATATLVDMYDTDEADIDIKITGYQWKWRYQYLDENFGYFSNLATPMAQINNQQEKGENYLLEVDNPLIIPVGKKIRFLVTANDVIHSWWVPDFGVKKDAIPGFINETWTRVDEPGTYRGQCTELCGRHHGFMPVVVKAVPQEEYVAWVAEQKAAAEKERELTQKDWTMAELMERGKTAYETTCAACHQVDGSGSPPAFPALKGSNIATGDKAAHINIVLNGKSGTAMQAFGSQLSEVDLAAIITYERNAWGNNTGEMVTPKEIFDIKNQQ; translated from the coding sequence ATGCGCGTGCACGCTCAGCGGGCAGGTGCCCTTTTAGGCGGTCTGATGTTCCCCGCCTGGTCCATGGCGGACTGGACACTGAACATGACCCCCGGGGTGACCGGCACCAGTAACGAGATCTTTGACCTCCACATGACCATACTCTGGATCTGCGTCGTCATTGGCGTTGTGGTATTCGGTGTCATGTTCTGGTCCATCTTCGCCCACCGCAAATCCCAGGGCGCCAAACCGGCAAACTTCCATGAAAACACCGTGGTCGAGATCCTCTGGACCATCATACCGTTTGTGATTCTGGTGGTGATGGCCATTCCTGCCACCGCCACACTGGTGGATATGTACGACACCGATGAGGCCGACATAGACATCAAGATAACCGGGTACCAGTGGAAGTGGCGGTACCAGTATCTGGACGAGAATTTCGGTTACTTCTCCAATCTTGCCACCCCCATGGCGCAGATCAACAACCAGCAGGAGAAGGGCGAGAACTACCTGCTGGAGGTCGATAACCCGCTGATCATCCCTGTGGGCAAGAAGATCCGCTTCCTGGTGACGGCTAACGACGTCATCCACTCCTGGTGGGTGCCGGACTTCGGGGTCAAAAAGGACGCCATTCCCGGCTTCATCAACGAAACCTGGACCCGGGTCGACGAGCCGGGTACCTACCGCGGCCAGTGCACGGAGCTCTGTGGCCGCCACCATGGTTTCATGCCGGTGGTGGTCAAGGCCGTGCCCCAGGAGGAGTACGTCGCCTGGGTGGCCGAGCAGAAGGCGGCGGCCGAGAAAGAGCGCGAGCTGACCCAGAAAGACTGGACCATGGCCGAGCTGATGGAGCGTGGCAAGACTGCCTACGAAACCACCTGCGCGGCCTGTCACCAGGTTGATGGCAGTGGTTCACCGCCGGCTTTCCCGGCGCTGAAGGGCAGCAATATAGCGACCGGAGATAAGGCCGCGCACATTAACATCGTGCTCAACGGCAAGTCCGGGACCGCCATGCAGGCGTTCGGAAGCCAGCTCAGTGAAGTGGATCTGGCTGCCATTATTACCTACGAGCGGAACGCCTGGGGCAATAACACCGGCGAGATGGTCACGCCAAAAGAGATCTTTGATATCAAGAACCAGCAGTAA
- a CDS encoding putative bifunctional diguanylate cyclase/phosphodiesterase, whose product MAIASRLGFRGRLIAAMISLVALVSLVIIALLMVYLFEDEKSRALEKLTIGERLTREVIERRTELELSRLSVLVQDFGFRSAVASGDPATMASALENHSARVGASFALLLDSEGERVASTLNRRLPEMAPGQLASARRSGFSRSLLVMDGQGYEVLVIPVEAPGLRAWVVMGFAMDQALAEVISRLSGTSVIFRARADGSGTFSNFAATTGIDGALEQELSQASGSRNFIESGGYFTRIINLGATNPAPVQAVLLISRDATLANYYRRAVEIALLVSAILVFAILLALLIARNLGRPVLQLADYARAIGEGDTPASPAIRASGELTQLRDALRDMLLRLRDREAQIRYAATHDEVTSLGNRNALMQTAAELLSQGQGGEGTLIGIRLNDLSDINDTLGLEFGDKVLGGISRRLQEQLPDARLIARTGGGEFLALIPLVADGELDRRATQLHDLIQSPLQIDQTPFSLRITMVTLNLPDDAANTNELRRRLNLTFEQAENHAAPFTRYQPGQDESHLRELKLITDLHTAILNNGLHMNYQPKLDSRTGELVQVEALVRWVHPELGFISPEEFIFLAEQSGQIHDLTAHILQRVADDARQWHRRGVDAGVAINLSAMDLTWPALPRYIADTFRDWHHSMERITLEVTESALMDDPEEAMATLNRLRDLGVTLSVDDFGTGYSSLSQLRMLPVQELKIDKSFVLKLDSEPQDQLIVRSTIDMAHGLGLKVVAEGIENLKAWQLLQQWGCNLGQGFYLSRPVAAGALPETARALAARNQELTQPNPEYST is encoded by the coding sequence ATGGCCATTGCCTCCCGACTCGGCTTCCGCGGCCGGCTGATTGCCGCCATGATCTCCCTGGTGGCGTTGGTCAGCCTGGTGATCATTGCCTTGCTGATGGTGTACCTGTTTGAAGATGAAAAGAGCCGGGCGCTGGAAAAACTGACCATCGGCGAACGCCTGACTCGGGAAGTCATCGAGCGACGAACCGAACTTGAACTGTCCCGCCTCAGCGTACTGGTTCAGGATTTTGGCTTCCGCTCGGCCGTGGCCAGCGGCGATCCGGCCACCATGGCCAGTGCCCTGGAGAACCACAGTGCCCGGGTCGGTGCCAGTTTTGCCCTGCTGCTGGATAGCGAAGGGGAACGGGTAGCCTCAACCCTGAACCGCCGGCTCCCGGAAATGGCCCCCGGCCAGTTGGCCAGCGCCCGGCGCAGCGGGTTCAGCAGGTCGTTGCTGGTCATGGACGGCCAGGGCTACGAAGTGCTTGTCATTCCGGTGGAAGCGCCCGGATTGAGGGCCTGGGTAGTGATGGGCTTTGCCATGGATCAGGCCCTGGCCGAGGTTATTTCCCGGCTCAGCGGCACATCGGTGATCTTCCGGGCCCGCGCCGATGGCAGCGGAACGTTCAGCAATTTCGCCGCCACCACCGGCATCGACGGCGCTCTCGAGCAGGAGCTCAGCCAGGCGTCCGGAAGCCGGAATTTCATTGAAAGCGGGGGGTATTTCACCCGGATCATCAATCTGGGTGCCACCAATCCCGCGCCGGTTCAGGCCGTGCTGCTGATCAGCCGTGATGCCACCCTGGCGAATTACTATCGGCGGGCCGTGGAGATTGCCCTGCTGGTATCGGCCATACTGGTTTTCGCCATCCTGCTGGCTCTGCTGATTGCCCGCAACCTGGGCCGCCCGGTGCTGCAACTGGCAGACTACGCCCGGGCTATCGGGGAGGGGGATACCCCGGCATCGCCGGCAATCCGGGCCAGCGGCGAACTGACCCAGTTGCGCGATGCCCTGCGCGATATGCTGCTGCGGTTGCGCGACCGTGAGGCCCAGATCCGCTACGCCGCCACCCACGACGAGGTCACCAGCCTGGGCAACCGCAATGCCCTGATGCAGACCGCGGCCGAGCTGCTCAGCCAGGGCCAGGGGGGTGAGGGCACCCTCATCGGCATTCGCCTGAACGATCTTTCCGACATCAACGATACCCTCGGCCTGGAATTCGGCGACAAGGTACTGGGCGGGATCTCCCGGCGACTGCAGGAGCAACTGCCAGACGCCCGGCTCATCGCCCGCACCGGCGGCGGCGAGTTTCTCGCTCTGATTCCCCTTGTGGCGGACGGAGAACTTGACCGCAGGGCTACGCAGCTGCACGACCTGATCCAGTCCCCGCTGCAGATTGACCAGACGCCGTTTTCCCTCCGGATCACCATGGTAACCCTGAACCTGCCGGACGATGCCGCCAACACCAACGAGCTGCGCCGTCGTCTGAACCTTACCTTTGAGCAGGCGGAAAACCACGCGGCGCCCTTTACCCGCTATCAGCCGGGGCAGGACGAGAGCCACCTCCGGGAGTTGAAACTCATCACCGACCTGCACACCGCAATCCTCAACAACGGGCTGCACATGAATTACCAGCCCAAGCTCGACAGCCGCACCGGCGAGCTGGTCCAGGTGGAGGCCCTGGTGCGCTGGGTTCACCCGGAGCTGGGCTTCATCTCCCCCGAGGAGTTCATTTTTCTCGCGGAACAGTCCGGCCAGATCCATGACCTGACCGCCCACATCCTCCAGCGCGTGGCCGACGATGCCCGCCAGTGGCACAGGCGCGGTGTCGACGCCGGCGTGGCCATCAACCTGTCCGCCATGGACCTGACCTGGCCAGCCCTGCCCCGATATATTGCCGACACCTTCCGGGACTGGCACCACAGTATGGAGCGCATCACCCTGGAAGTGACCGAAAGCGCCCTTATGGACGATCCCGAGGAAGCCATGGCCACCCTGAACCGGCTTCGCGATCTCGGCGTAACCCTGTCGGTAGATGACTTCGGCACCGGCTATTCCTCACTGTCACAGCTCCGCATGCTGCCGGTACAGGAACTGAAGATCGACAAGTCGTTCGTCCTGAAACTCGATTCCGAACCCCAGGACCAACTGATTGTCCGGTCCACTATCGACATGGCACACGGGCTTGGGCTGAAAGTGGTCGCCGAGGGCATTGAAAACCTCAAGGCCTGGCAGCTCCTGCAACAGTGGGGCTGTAACCTGGGCCAGGGTTTCTACCTGAGCCGCCCGGTGGCAGCCGGTGCACTGCCGGAAACCGCCCGGGCACTGGCCGCCCGGAACCAGGAACTGACCCAACCCAACCCGGAGTATTCAACATGA
- a CDS encoding twin transmembrane helix small protein codes for MLKVVIVVLLLAVVVSLFSGLFFLIKDGGKTNRVLNSLAVRVTLSILLLAVILIALWQGSLTLNPTP; via the coding sequence ATGCTCAAGGTCGTTATCGTTGTGTTGTTGCTTGCCGTCGTGGTGAGCCTGTTCAGTGGCCTGTTCTTTCTCATCAAGGACGGCGGCAAGACCAATCGGGTACTGAACTCTCTGGCGGTTCGGGTCACGCTTAGCATACTGCTCCTGGCGGTGATTCTTATTGCCCTCTGGCAAGGGAGCCTGACACTGAATCCGACTCCCTGA
- the ctaD gene encoding cytochrome c oxidase subunit I gives MSAVADTHAQDHHHGPARGITRWILTTNHKDIGTMYLVFSFTMFLLGGSMAMVIRAELFQPGLQIVVPAFFNQMTTMHGLIMVFGAVMPAFVGLANWMLPLMIGAPDMALPRMNNWSFWLLPCAFLILVSTLFMEGGAPNFGWTFYAPLSTTYAPPSTTFFIFAIHMMGISSIMGAINVIATILNLRAPGMTLMKMPLFVWTWLITAFLLIAVMPVLAGVVTMMLMDINFGTSFFDASGGGDPVLFQHVFWFFGHPEVYIMILPAFGAVSHIIPAFSRKPLFGYASMVYAVGAIALLSFVVWAHHMFTVGIPITGQLFFMYATMLIAVPTGVKVFNWVATMFRGSLSFEAPMLFAVAFVILFTIGGFSGLMLAIAPADFQYHDTYFVVAHFHYVLVPGAIFGIFASAYFWLPKWTGHMYDETLAKTHFWLSFIGMNLAFFPMHFLGLAGMPRRIPDYALQFADFNMVSSIGAFMFGATQILFLFIVVKCVRGGKAAPAKPWDGAEGLEWTLPSPPPYHSFATPPEVK, from the coding sequence ATGAGTGCGGTTGCAGATACCCACGCCCAGGATCATCATCATGGCCCGGCCAGAGGCATCACCCGATGGATTCTGACCACCAATCACAAGGACATCGGTACCATGTACCTGGTGTTCAGTTTCACCATGTTCCTGTTGGGCGGCAGCATGGCCATGGTTATTCGCGCCGAACTGTTCCAGCCCGGTCTGCAGATTGTGGTGCCGGCCTTCTTCAACCAGATGACCACCATGCATGGCCTGATCATGGTTTTCGGTGCGGTCATGCCGGCGTTTGTGGGGCTGGCCAACTGGATGCTGCCGTTGATGATCGGGGCACCGGATATGGCGTTGCCCCGGATGAACAACTGGAGTTTCTGGCTGTTGCCCTGCGCCTTCCTGATTCTGGTTTCCACCCTGTTCATGGAAGGCGGGGCGCCCAACTTCGGCTGGACCTTCTACGCGCCCCTGTCGACCACCTATGCCCCGCCAAGCACCACTTTCTTCATTTTTGCCATCCATATGATGGGGATTTCCTCAATCATGGGTGCGATCAACGTGATTGCCACGATCCTGAACCTGAGGGCACCGGGCATGACCCTGATGAAAATGCCGCTGTTCGTCTGGACCTGGCTGATCACCGCCTTCCTGCTGATTGCGGTGATGCCGGTGCTGGCGGGTGTGGTGACCATGATGCTGATGGACATCAACTTCGGCACCAGCTTCTTTGATGCCTCCGGCGGCGGCGACCCCGTTCTGTTCCAGCATGTGTTCTGGTTCTTCGGACACCCCGAGGTGTACATCATGATCCTGCCGGCGTTCGGGGCGGTGTCTCATATTATTCCGGCGTTCTCGCGCAAGCCGCTGTTTGGCTATGCGTCCATGGTCTATGCCGTCGGCGCCATTGCCCTGCTGTCCTTCGTGGTCTGGGCGCACCATATGTTCACCGTCGGTATTCCCATCACCGGCCAGCTGTTCTTCATGTACGCCACCATGCTGATCGCCGTGCCGACCGGGGTAAAGGTGTTCAACTGGGTGGCCACCATGTTCCGGGGTTCGCTCAGTTTTGAGGCGCCGATGTTGTTCGCGGTGGCCTTTGTCATCCTGTTCACCATCGGTGGTTTCTCGGGCCTGATGCTGGCGATTGCGCCGGCTGATTTCCAGTATCACGACACCTACTTTGTAGTGGCCCACTTCCACTATGTGCTGGTGCCGGGCGCCATTTTCGGGATCTTCGCCTCGGCGTATTTCTGGCTGCCCAAGTGGACCGGCCACATGTACGACGAAACTCTGGCCAAGACGCATTTCTGGCTGTCCTTCATCGGCATGAATCTCGCCTTTTTCCCCATGCACTTCCTGGGGCTGGCAGGCATGCCACGCAGGATTCCGGATTACGCCCTACAGTTCGCCGATTTCAACATGGTGTCGAGCATTGGAGCCTTCATGTTCGGTGCGACCCAGATTCTGTTCCTGTTCATCGTGGTCAAATGCGTCCGGGGCGGTAAGGCAGCGCCGGCCAAGCCCTGGGACGGTGCTGAGGGTCTGGAGTGGACCCTGCCGTCGCCGCCGCCCTATCACTCGTTTGCGACCCCGCCGGAAGTGAAATGA
- a CDS encoding DUF3034 family protein: MTKWLLVALAAALFACPAAQADIGSRIWATGGVTSIEGSAGGGLVPWALLGSYASDQEWGGTLAISRARVDDYSLSVTGAGLNWHNRVELTVAQQTLDLDSLVFTLKDGFGLEQDELRQNIFGAKVRLAGDVLYSPWGQWSAGVQHKRLQDFTVPGAIGARDDSGTDVYVSASKLFFAALMDRNLLVNLTARGTRANQGGLLGFGGDRNNSYQVMMEGSVGLFINRQWLVGAEYRQKPDNLGFATEDDWYDLFVAWIPDRRLAVTAAVVNLGDVATLEDQQGVYLSLQGSF, encoded by the coding sequence ATGACAAAATGGCTCCTGGTGGCTCTGGCCGCAGCCCTGTTTGCTTGCCCGGCGGCACAGGCCGATATCGGCAGCCGGATCTGGGCAACCGGTGGCGTTACCAGCATTGAAGGCAGCGCCGGTGGCGGACTGGTTCCCTGGGCACTGCTGGGCAGTTACGCCAGTGATCAGGAGTGGGGCGGCACCCTGGCAATCAGCCGAGCCCGGGTGGATGACTACAGCCTGTCGGTGACCGGGGCCGGGCTGAACTGGCACAACCGGGTTGAACTCACCGTGGCGCAGCAGACCCTGGATCTGGACAGCCTGGTGTTCACCCTCAAGGATGGCTTCGGGCTGGAACAGGACGAGCTGCGCCAGAACATCTTCGGCGCCAAGGTCCGGCTTGCCGGTGACGTTCTTTACAGCCCCTGGGGCCAGTGGTCGGCCGGCGTGCAACACAAGCGCCTGCAGGATTTCACCGTGCCCGGAGCCATCGGCGCCCGGGATGACAGCGGCACCGATGTCTATGTCAGTGCCAGCAAGCTGTTCTTTGCTGCCCTGATGGATCGCAACCTGCTGGTCAATCTTACGGCCCGGGGCACCCGCGCCAACCAGGGCGGGCTGCTGGGTTTCGGCGGCGACCGCAATAACAGCTACCAGGTGATGATGGAAGGCAGTGTCGGTCTGTTCATCAACCGCCAGTGGCTGGTGGGGGCTGAATACCGGCAAAAGCCGGATAACCTGGGGTTTGCCACCGAGGACGACTGGTACGATCTGTTTGTGGCCTGGATTCCGGATCGCCGGCTGGCCGTTACGGCGGCCGTGGTTAACCTGGGCGACGTGGCCACGTTGGAAGACCAGCAGGGCGTGTACCTGTCTCTGCAGGGGAGTTTCTGA
- a CDS encoding SURF1 family protein, with the protein MSDSQRQRRYWHFDWRLLVFSGVFLPVLISLGIWQLNRAEEKQKLLAQWQQEAVHLEWPDMVAGDLSNGRPVTLTGAYGRPNWLLDNRTRDGVPGYEVLTVFHPLAGPPVVVNRGWVQAPRTRDQLPDVDPPDGVFTVEGRISDYPVPPVLGDQPMATGPWPRRVQSLPPEVARAEVPGLPGRIVRLSGHRQPGAYRADWEPDLMGPQTHYGYAAQWFALAVALTILTVVASYRKTGANNDNDNG; encoded by the coding sequence ATGTCTGATTCGCAGCGCCAGCGCCGTTACTGGCATTTTGATTGGCGCTTGCTGGTATTCAGTGGGGTTTTCCTGCCGGTTCTGATCAGCCTTGGTATCTGGCAGCTTAACCGGGCGGAGGAGAAGCAGAAACTGCTGGCGCAGTGGCAACAGGAGGCGGTTCATCTGGAGTGGCCGGATATGGTGGCCGGGGATCTGAGTAATGGCCGGCCTGTGACCCTGACCGGGGCCTACGGAAGGCCGAACTGGCTTCTGGATAACCGGACCCGGGACGGGGTTCCGGGCTACGAGGTACTGACGGTGTTTCACCCTCTCGCCGGCCCGCCGGTGGTGGTCAACCGGGGCTGGGTGCAGGCGCCCCGGACCCGGGACCAGCTTCCGGATGTTGACCCGCCAGACGGGGTCTTCACTGTCGAGGGAAGGATCAGTGATTACCCGGTGCCGCCTGTGCTTGGTGATCAGCCCATGGCAACCGGCCCCTGGCCCCGGCGCGTGCAAAGCCTCCCGCCAGAGGTTGCCCGGGCCGAGGTTCCGGGGCTTCCCGGCCGGATTGTGCGGCTTTCCGGCCATCGTCAGCCCGGTGCCTACCGTGCCGACTGGGAGCCGGATCTGATGGGGCCGCAAACCCATTACGGCTATGCCGCGCAATGGTTTGCGCTGGCTGTGGCGCTGACTATATTGACGGTAGTGGCGAGTTACCGAAAGACAGGAGCCAATAATGACAATGACAATGGCTAA
- a CDS encoding DoxX family protein, producing MLENADLGKLIIRLTLGGLILFHGIAKLLNGVGFIEGLLTSHGLPGFLAYGVFVGELIAPLMVILGYQTRIGALLIVFNMLVAIVLVHTNELLALSSSGGWALELQGFFLFTAVAVMFLGPGRYKLKN from the coding sequence TTGCTAGAAAACGCTGATCTGGGAAAACTGATTATCCGCCTGACCCTGGGCGGCCTGATACTGTTCCATGGCATTGCCAAGCTGCTCAACGGCGTTGGTTTTATTGAGGGCCTGCTGACCAGCCATGGACTGCCCGGCTTTCTGGCCTACGGGGTTTTCGTGGGCGAACTGATCGCCCCATTGATGGTTATTCTCGGTTACCAGACCCGAATTGGTGCCCTGTTGATTGTGTTCAACATGCTGGTCGCCATCGTGCTGGTGCATACCAACGAATTGCTGGCCCTGAGCAGCAGCGGGGGCTGGGCGCTGGAACTGCAGGGCTTCTTCCTGTTTACCGCCGTGGCGGTGATGTTCCTCGGTCCCGGACGGTACAAACTGAAGAACTGA
- a CDS encoding group I truncated hemoglobin produces MTHPVNGNTAFKSFLMVAALLLGGCQILNPQPEPSLYQQLGERAGIAKVVEDLLYLIVEDERINHQFKGVDVVQFHRNLTDQLCQLSGGPCTYSGREMRELHADMAITNTQFNALAENLILAMEENGIPTGAQNRLIKRLLPLYPDIRNL; encoded by the coding sequence ATGACGCATCCGGTTAATGGTAACACCGCCTTCAAGTCCTTTTTGATGGTCGCAGCCCTGCTGCTGGGCGGCTGCCAGATACTCAACCCACAGCCTGAGCCCAGCCTGTACCAGCAACTCGGTGAACGGGCGGGCATTGCCAAGGTTGTTGAGGATCTGCTTTATCTGATCGTGGAGGATGAGCGCATCAATCATCAGTTCAAGGGCGTCGACGTGGTCCAGTTCCACCGCAACCTGACCGACCAGCTGTGCCAGCTCAGTGGCGGGCCCTGCACCTACAGCGGCCGGGAAATGCGCGAACTGCACGCCGACATGGCCATCACCAATACCCAGTTCAATGCCCTGGCCGAGAACCTGATCCTTGCCATGGAGGAAAACGGCATTCCCACCGGGGCCCAGAACCGGCTGATCAAACGCCTGTTGCCGCTGTACCCGGACATTCGCAATCTTTGA
- a CDS encoding MATE family efflux transporter, which translates to MAFNLPVTDRRLWALAWPLMLTNLTVPLLGLVDTAVLGHLERPEYLGAVAVGANLFSILYWTFGFMRMGTTGLAAQAWGKRDSFSQVALLLRSILLATGIGLLLILFHQPLIGTGLTLMNPSQDVTELAAEYAAIRIWSAPAVLCQYTLVGWLIGIQFPRGPMLMLIVANGLNIVLDILFVTLLGWNSRGVAIATVIAEYGAAGIGLLIVLNRLPEGQKLTRALFGSLADYLKILQVNRYIMVRTIALLLVLAFFTAQGARQGDIILAANAVLITFLLLISNALDGFANAAEALIGEAVGRGSRRRFRLVFRSALRWSLWSALLLTIGFVAGGHWLIALLTGIEEVRTTAWQYLPWLWLLPLTAVWGFLLDGIFIGATRTRDMQNTMLFSALGVFAPAWWLTTGWGNHGLWFALIALMLGRALSMGWLCWRHTRNDRWFSPQ; encoded by the coding sequence ATGGCATTTAACCTGCCCGTAACCGACCGGCGGCTCTGGGCCCTGGCCTGGCCATTAATGCTGACCAATCTGACGGTGCCTCTGCTGGGACTGGTGGATACTGCTGTCCTGGGGCACCTGGAGCGCCCGGAATATCTGGGAGCGGTCGCCGTTGGCGCCAACCTGTTCAGCATCCTTTACTGGACCTTCGGCTTTATGCGCATGGGCACCACCGGGCTGGCAGCCCAGGCCTGGGGCAAGCGGGACAGTTTCAGCCAGGTCGCCCTGTTGCTACGGTCAATACTGCTGGCCACCGGTATCGGCCTGTTACTCATACTGTTCCACCAGCCGCTGATCGGGACCGGGTTAACCCTGATGAACCCCAGCCAGGACGTTACCGAACTGGCCGCCGAATACGCCGCCATCCGGATCTGGAGCGCACCGGCGGTGCTCTGCCAGTACACCCTGGTGGGCTGGCTGATCGGCATCCAGTTTCCCAGAGGTCCGATGCTGATGCTGATCGTCGCCAACGGCCTGAACATCGTGTTGGACATCCTGTTTGTCACCCTGCTCGGCTGGAACAGCCGGGGGGTGGCCATCGCCACCGTAATCGCCGAATACGGAGCGGCCGGCATCGGCCTCCTGATCGTGTTGAACCGCCTGCCGGAAGGCCAGAAGCTGACTCGCGCCCTGTTCGGTTCACTCGCGGATTACCTGAAGATCCTGCAGGTAAATCGTTACATCATGGTTCGCACCATCGCGCTGCTGCTGGTTCTGGCGTTTTTCACCGCCCAGGGCGCCCGGCAGGGCGACATCATACTGGCTGCCAATGCGGTGCTGATCACCTTCCTGTTGTTGATTTCCAACGCCCTGGACGGCTTTGCCAATGCCGCTGAGGCACTCATCGGCGAAGCGGTTGGCCGCGGCAGCCGGCGCCGGTTCCGGCTGGTTTTCCGGAGCGCCCTGCGGTGGTCCCTGTGGAGCGCCCTGCTGCTCACGATCGGGTTTGTCGCCGGCGGCCACTGGCTGATCGCGCTGCTGACCGGCATCGAGGAAGTGAGAACCACCGCCTGGCAATACCTTCCCTGGCTCTGGCTGCTGCCCCTTACGGCGGTCTGGGGTTTTCTGCTGGATGGCATTTTCATCGGTGCAACCCGAACCCGTGACATGCAGAACACCATGCTGTTTTCCGCCCTGGGGGTGTTTGCCCCGGCCTGGTGGTTGACCACCGGCTGGGGCAACCACGGCCTCTGGTTCGCACTGATTGCCCTGATGCTGGGCCGGGCCCTGAGCATGGGCTGGCTGTGCTGGCGCCACACTCGCAACGACCGCTGGTTCAGTCCTCAGTGA
- a CDS encoding methylamine utilization protein, with the protein MQQSATTFIAGLLLCLAATATAATGLPVTVINSDNNKPVAGAVVWAGNPQAVAPVSAEIYQKDRAFHPRILVVPVGSSVDFPNRDNTQHHVYSFSPAKTFNIKLYAGRPEAPIIFDKPGIVELGCNIHDQMQGFVVVTDTPAVGRTNDAGQVTLDLKPQPGERRAVLKIWHPRLPDTTRPVIREVDASQPVTIALDVEPEPATDGSLDLLQQRFREL; encoded by the coding sequence ATGCAACAATCAGCGACTACTTTCATAGCCGGGCTGCTCCTGTGCCTTGCGGCCACGGCGACAGCGGCGACCGGGTTGCCAGTAACCGTGATCAACAGTGACAACAACAAGCCGGTTGCCGGCGCGGTGGTCTGGGCCGGCAACCCGCAGGCAGTGGCGCCGGTTTCCGCCGAGATTTACCAGAAGGACCGGGCCTTCCACCCCCGGATTCTGGTGGTTCCGGTCGGCTCCAGTGTCGATTTTCCCAACCGCGACAACACCCAGCACCACGTCTATTCCTTTTCCCCGGCGAAGACCTTCAACATCAAGCTCTACGCTGGCCGCCCTGAGGCACCCATCATTTTCGACAAACCGGGCATCGTCGAGCTGGGCTGCAATATCCATGATCAGATGCAGGGCTTCGTGGTGGTTACTGACACCCCTGCTGTCGGCCGCACCAACGATGCCGGCCAGGTAACACTGGACCTCAAGCCACAACCGGGCGAACGCAGGGCGGTCTTGAAAATCTGGCACCCCCGCTTGCCGGATACCACCAGGCCGGTGATCCGGGAAGTGGACGCCAGCCAGCCGGTCACCATCGCCCTGGACGTTGAACCCGAGCCCGCCACAGACGGCTCACTGGACCTGCTCCAGCAGCGTTTCCGGGAGCTTTAA